One Pseudomonas lalucatii genomic window carries:
- a CDS encoding GNAT family N-acetyltransferase → MLSHLRLWREQGWTPIDAVTYAELWQRFGGSVATHPQVVERLAGLAGIPVRYLGWQAQGELRAALPTWGRHLALSKDVLKRQGKRGLFDLGNAEIILPMAPQARLALRHKARYLSDLHAEHISSLREQAEGLALAREPEQYSKKFRYNQRREQRLLEEAGGVIRPMLELSAGEQAAIYAELFQRRWGFEATGKAHLAEVFALLREFMTGSLIYLNDEPVAIQVLYRVEAPQWVSLEYINGGVDPQNREFSPGSVLSFVNTQAAWAEARALGKPLRYSFGRADREYKDRWCNRVPVYQV, encoded by the coding sequence ATGCTGAGTCATCTGCGCCTGTGGCGCGAGCAGGGCTGGACCCCGATCGATGCCGTCACCTATGCCGAACTCTGGCAGCGCTTCGGCGGCAGCGTGGCCACCCATCCGCAGGTGGTCGAGCGCCTGGCCGGCCTGGCGGGCATCCCGGTGCGCTACCTGGGGTGGCAGGCGCAGGGCGAGCTGAGGGCGGCGCTACCGACCTGGGGACGCCACCTGGCACTGTCCAAGGACGTGCTCAAGCGCCAGGGCAAGCGCGGCCTGTTCGACCTGGGCAATGCCGAGATCATCCTGCCGATGGCGCCGCAGGCGCGGCTGGCGCTGCGGCACAAGGCGCGCTACCTCTCCGATCTGCACGCCGAACACATCAGCTCCCTGCGCGAGCAGGCCGAGGGCCTGGCCCTGGCCCGCGAGCCCGAGCAGTACAGCAAGAAATTCCGCTACAACCAGCGCCGCGAGCAGCGCCTGCTGGAGGAGGCGGGCGGGGTGATCCGGCCCATGCTGGAGCTGAGCGCCGGCGAACAGGCGGCGATCTATGCCGAGCTGTTCCAGCGCCGCTGGGGCTTCGAGGCCACCGGCAAGGCCCACCTGGCCGAGGTCTTCGCCCTGCTGCGCGAGTTCATGACCGGCTCGCTGATCTACCTCAACGACGAGCCGGTGGCCATCCAGGTGCTCTACCGGGTCGAGGCGCCGCAGTGGGTCAGCCTGGAGTACATCAACGGCGGCGTCGACCCGCAGAACCGCGAGTTCAGTCCCGGCAGCGTGCTCAGCTTCGTCAACACCCAGGCCGCCTGGGCCGAGGCCCGGGCCCTGGGCAAGCCGCTGCGCTACTCCTTCGGCCGCGCCGACCGCGAATACAAGGACCGCTGGTGCAATCGCGTGCCGGTCTATCAGGTGTGA
- the msbA gene encoding lipid A export permease/ATP-binding protein MsbA yields MSEKAASQDSASSLKIYLRLLSYVRPYLGLFMLSILGFLIFSSTQPMLGYILKYFVDGLANPDARLFPEVPYLQDLQLVEAVPLLIVLIALWQGIGSYLGNYFLAKVSLGLVHDLRVALFNNLLVLPNRYFDNHNSGHLISRITYNVTMVTGAATDAIKVVVREGMTVIFLFATLLWMNWKLTLVMVAILPVIGVMVSSASRKFRKQSKKIQVAMGDVTHVASETIQGYRVVRSFGGETYEQERFFSSSQSNTQKQLRMTKTGAVYTPMLQLVIYSAMAVLMFLVLFMRGDASAGDLVAYITLAGLLPKPIRQLSEVSSTIQRGVAGAESIFEQLDQAPEVDHGTQERERVSGRLEVRDLSFVYPGADKAVLSDISFSVEPGQMVALVGRSGSGKSTLASLIPRFYHHDQGQILLDGLDVEDYRLRNLRRHIALVTQHVTLFNDTVSNNIAYGDLAEAPPAEVRKAAEAAYAAEFIEQMPQGYDTLVGENGVLLSGGQRQRLAIARALLKDAPLLILDEATSALDTESERHIQAALDEVMKGRTTLVIAHRLSTIEKADLILVMDQGRIVERGAHAELLAQNGYYARLHARQFEADAEPLLEQDV; encoded by the coding sequence ATGAGCGAAAAAGCTGCAAGCCAGGACTCCGCATCGAGTCTGAAGATCTATCTGCGCTTGCTCTCGTATGTCCGTCCCTATTTGGGGCTTTTCATGCTGAGTATCCTGGGCTTCCTGATTTTCTCCTCTACCCAGCCGATGCTCGGCTACATCCTCAAGTATTTCGTCGACGGCCTGGCCAACCCGGATGCCCGCCTGTTTCCGGAGGTGCCCTACCTCCAGGATCTGCAGCTGGTCGAGGCCGTGCCGCTGCTGATCGTGCTGATCGCCCTGTGGCAAGGCATTGGCTCCTATCTGGGCAACTACTTCCTGGCCAAGGTCTCCCTGGGCCTGGTGCACGACCTGCGGGTTGCCCTGTTCAACAACCTGCTGGTGCTGCCCAACCGCTATTTCGACAACCACAACTCGGGGCACCTGATCTCGCGCATCACCTATAACGTGACCATGGTCACCGGGGCGGCCACCGACGCCATCAAGGTGGTGGTGCGCGAAGGCATGACGGTGATCTTCCTGTTCGCCACCCTGTTGTGGATGAACTGGAAGCTGACCCTGGTCATGGTCGCCATCCTGCCGGTGATCGGCGTGATGGTCAGCAGCGCCAGCCGCAAGTTCCGCAAGCAGAGCAAGAAGATCCAGGTGGCCATGGGCGATGTCACCCACGTCGCCTCGGAAACCATCCAGGGCTATCGAGTGGTGCGCAGCTTCGGTGGCGAGACCTACGAGCAGGAGCGCTTCTTCAGCTCCAGTCAGAGCAACACGCAGAAGCAGCTGCGCATGACCAAGACCGGCGCGGTGTACACGCCCATGCTGCAGCTGGTGATCTACAGCGCCATGGCGGTGTTGATGTTCCTGGTGCTGTTCATGCGCGGCGACGCCTCGGCCGGCGACCTGGTCGCCTATATCACCCTGGCGGGGCTGCTGCCCAAGCCGATCCGCCAGCTGTCGGAGGTGAGCTCCACCATCCAGCGCGGCGTGGCCGGTGCCGAGAGCATCTTCGAGCAGCTGGACCAGGCGCCTGAGGTGGATCACGGCACCCAGGAGCGCGAGCGGGTCAGCGGCCGTCTCGAGGTGCGCGACCTGAGCTTCGTCTACCCGGGGGCCGATAAAGCCGTATTGAGCGACATCTCCTTCAGCGTCGAGCCGGGGCAGATGGTCGCCCTGGTCGGCCGCTCCGGCAGCGGCAAGTCGACCCTGGCCAGCCTGATCCCGCGTTTCTACCACCACGACCAGGGGCAGATCCTCCTGGACGGCCTGGATGTCGAGGACTACCGGTTGCGCAACCTGCGCCGGCACATCGCCCTGGTCACCCAGCACGTCACCCTGTTCAACGATACGGTGAGCAACAACATCGCCTATGGCGACCTGGCCGAAGCGCCCCCGGCCGAGGTGCGCAAGGCGGCCGAGGCCGCCTATGCCGCCGAATTCATCGAGCAGATGCCGCAAGGCTACGACACCCTGGTCGGCGAGAATGGCGTGCTGCTGTCCGGCGGTCAGCGTCAGCGCCTGGCCATCGCCCGGGCCCTGCTCAAGGACGCCCCGCTGCTGATCCTCGACGAGGCCACCTCGGCGCTGGATACCGAGTCCGAGCGGCATATCCAGGCGGCCCTGGACGAGGTGATGAAGGGCCGCACCACCCTGGTCATCGCCCACCGCCTGAGCACCATCGAGAAGGCCGACCTGATCCTGGTGATGGACCAGGGGCGCATCGTCGAGCGCGGCGCGCACGCCGAGCTGCTGGCGCAGAACGGCTACTACGCCCGCCTGCATGCCAGGCAGTTCGAGGCCGACGCCGAGCCGCTGCTGGAGCAGGACGTTTGA